GCCGGCATCGACGAGCTGCGCATCTTCGTCCGGTCCGAAAGCGTCGAGTCTGCCTTTCCCGCCTCGGTTGCCTACTTCCGGCCGCTTCGGGCCAACGGAACGCTGGTCATCTATCAGCATGGCTTCGCCGGTACCTACCATGCCCAGCACCGCTATCTGGAGCACTTGGTGGCCGCGGGCTTTACGGTGGCCGCGACAAGTCTGGCCAATTATGGCGACAACAACTGTCCCGAAAGGGAACAAACGCCGTGGTGCGCGGTGAGCGCGGGCGTGTTCGACGTTCCGCTGCCCATGCGGGTTCATTTCACCCCGTTGGTCAAGACGATCAACTTCGCGTTGGGCGAAGGGAGTGTTCGTCATGTCGCGATGATTGGCTTTTCCGCGGGGGCCTGGATCACGGCCGTCATGGCCGCCGTCGACACGCGAATAGCACGAAGCTATCCGGTTGCCGGGGTCATTCCGTTTTACCTGCGGCGGGACAAGGAATGGTCGCCTGCCCAAAGCTATCCGCCGTTGATCAACGCGGCCGGTATGCTCGACCTGTATGTGTTGGGGGCTAGCGGGGCCGGCCGGCGCCAAGTCCAGTACTTCAACCGCTTCGACCGCTGCTGTTACAACGGCACACGTCCGCTACTCTACGAAAAGGCTGTCGAGACGGCCGTTCGGGAATGGGGCGGCGGCGCCTTCGACGTGGTGATCGACGAAACCCATGCGCGGCACAAGATCTCCCGGTGGACTTTCGAGCGTATCCTCGGCGATCTCGGTGCGTCCTTGGGCTCGCAATGAAGAAGATCGTTCTCCGGGGTGGCGTGGTGGCCGCAGCGGTGGCTGCATGTGTGGCATCACTCGTTTTCTGGTGGAGCGATGGTGCGTGGAACAACGGCTCGATGCCGACGGACGGCATGATCAAGGTCGTCGCACTCGCCGGCAGCGGGAGCTTGTCCGTTCTCGCCGCCGCTTGGATCGGCCGCAGATTGGGCGGTGAGCGTCCGAGACGTTAAGCAGCGGGGCGCCCGGCGCTGATGACACACAGAAAAGACGCGTGAAAGCGGGGCCAGAGGAAAGCGAGAGCGGCAACGATGGCGCTTGCGACCCGCATAGCCGGCGGGTCGGAAAGGGTGAAGAAGGCGGTGTCCTGGAGCCTGTATCCGTGTCGGTCGCAAACCGCCTGGATATGCTCGGGCGTGTAAAGGGCGACATGATCCCAGTAGACATTCGGCGAACGGCCGCATAGCGCTTTTAGAAAGGTTCCGGCGGATGTGGCATTGGGGGTGGTGATGACGATCCTGCCCCCCGGGTGCCAGATGACGGGCCGTGTTGGTGAGCGCCATTCCGGGATTCCCGACGTGTTCGATGACGTCGGACAGCACGATCAAATCGAAGGTTTCGCCGAGGGTGACGGTTTCGCAGCCGCCGGCGATGATATCGAAGCCGATGTTGCGGGCAGCCGCGATTTCGGCTTCATCTATGTCGAGACCGATCAGCCCCGCCGCCCCGACGTTGAGAACCCTGCTGCCAGCCGCCAGGTTGATGATCAGGGCATGAGCATCCCCTATGACGCGGGGGGACGATCAAGTCGGACGCTATCGCCGATGCGCATGCGCTAGTTTCCTGCCTTTGCTTGCGGAGCGCACACCGACCAGATCTCGCCCCAGCGGATCTCCTGCTTGCGGATTTCCAGCCCCGCCGCCGCCGTTTCGGCGGCGAACTCGTCCAGGGTGTGCTCGATGTAGTGCGTGGAGTCCGAGAAATAGCCGATGCCGAGTTCCTTGCGCATCGGCAGGTGCCAGTGGCGTTCGAACAGCGGCACGCGGATCAGCACCGTTTTCGCTCCGGTGACGGCAATCAAGCGGCGCAGGAACTCCACGCGCTTCTCGATGTGCTCGAGCACGTTCGACAGCACGACGACGGTCCACGGCCCTTCCGGCAGGTCGACCAGCGCGTCGCCAAGCACGAAGCGAAGGTTGGGCGGGTTGTCGGCGGCTTGCGCCTGGGCGATCCGCGTCTCGTCGAAGTCGATCCCGACCACGGTGACCCCGGGAATCCGGCCGGCGACGCTGCGGGCGACGGCGCCATAGCCGCAGCCGACGTCAAGGACACGGCTGCCGGCCGGGATGTTGCCGACGAAGAAATCGTGATAGCGCATCAACCGGTGCTTGGGGTGCTCGCCGCCGCCATAGGCCGTCGCCCGCTCGGCGACCGTCCGCTCGACCATGTCGAGAACGGCGAACTCGCGCCGTAACGCGCCATCCGGCCGGCCGATCCGGGAGTCGGTGGCGAGCAGGCCCTTGATGAAGCCGACGCGCAGGCTGGCCGGTATCAGTGAGAACGGCAATGCGAGACCCTTGAGCAGCGCCAAGATCAGGGCCTTTGAGGTCGGCGTCATGAACGATCTCCGATAAGTTGGGCGAATACCTCTTGGTGGCGCCGTAGCCATTGCCCGATGTCGAAACGCTCGACGGCGCGGGCCCGTGCCGCCGTCGCCAGCCCGGCGCGGTCGGCGGCGATGGCAAGCATGCCGGCGCCGATCGCCTGCGGCCCCGGCACTTTCGGTGCGTCCCAGCTTTCCTCGCAGGGAAGCCCGACGCCGCACGGTCCCACCAGTTCGGCCACGCCACCGCTGTCCGAATAAAGCACCGGCAGGCCGCATGCCAGGGCTTCCAGCACGGTGTTGGGGCAGGGGTCGTTGTGCTTGGTCATCACGTAGGCGTCAGCCTGCCGATAGACGGCGGGAGCCTCTTCCTGGGTGTAGGGTCCACTGAAGGCGACGACACCGGAAAGCCCGAGTTCGTCAGCCAAGGCGCGGGCACGGGCGAGCGGCGCCTCGGCCACCCAGCCGGCGACCACGAGACCGCAATCCAATCCCTGTTGCCGGGCCTCGGCCAAACCGCGGAGCGTGCTGTCCAGCCGATAAAAAAGGTGCTCGTCGATCTTGCCGGTGACGAGGAACAGGAAACGTCGCGGGGGTTCCGTGGCATCCGTCATCGGCGAAAAGACGCCTGTGTCGACCGCGTTATAAAGAATTTCCCCCGGTCCGCCGCGTTCACCGAGGAAATGCTCGGCCGACTTCCGGCAAAAGGCGCTCTGGTAGAACACGTAGTCGGCCTGATGGTAGGTGCGCGCCATGCGGGCGTTGCGGGCCCGCCAGTCGCCGTGAAACCAGGCAGGATAGAACACGCCGTTCTGGTTGTGGACGATCGGCATCCCGCGACGGCGGAGAAGCCAAAGTGCGAAGTCGGGCAGGTAAGGCGTGTTGCTGAGCGTGTAGACGACGGAATAGCGCCACCAACTTTCCGGAAACGCGGCGCGAAGCCGCTTGACCTTGACCAGGGGACCGCCGACATCGCCCGGCCGGGCACCGCCATAGAACACGCGGATGCCTTGTCTTCTCGGAATGGCCGAGCTGGCTAACGCATGGCATCCCAGAGTGGCCGACCATCCCCAGCGCAACAACCGCTTTGCCACAGAATCGTGGAAACCAACATCCGTCATCGTTTATGCCCGGGGTATCGCTGCTCGATGTGTACTTGAGCCATCGTATCGGGATGATTGTGGGGTGGCCAGCATCCACCGAAACCACGGCGCATGACGGCCGTGAACGCTCGAGGGGCTGCGTATTTGCCTTGGCTCGGTTGGATTTTTTCTCTAATGCTGGCTTGCGGATGAACGAGACACCGACAATGCACCTGAAACCCACCACCACTCACGACATCCCCTCCAGCCTTGATGAGCGGACCGAACGGGGCTCGCCCGGGCGTTTTGGCTATTCCTGGCATATCTTTAACGAGATTTTGCCCGTTCATGAAGAACAGTTTCGCCGCTGGACGGCGCCTTTGCCGCCGGATGCGTGGAAGGGTCAGGATATCCTTGATGTCGGATGCGGCATCGGCCGCAACACCTATTGGCCAATGCTGTGGGGAGTGAGATCGGCTCTGGCAATCGATCTCGATGAACGTTCGCTGGCGGCCGCGCGGCGGAACCTCGCCGCTTTCCCCGATGCCCGCGTGGAGCGCCGCAGTGCCTACGAGATCGGCGAGGAGAACCGCTTCGACATCGTCTACAGCATCGGTGTCATTCATCACCTCGACGACCCACTGGCCGCCGTGAAGCAGATGGTTGGGGCGGCCAAGCCGGGTGGCGTCGTCCTGATCTGGCTTTACGGTCGGGAAAACAATGACTGGTTGATCCGGTGGTTCAACCCGTTGCGTCAGGCTTTGTTTGCCAAGGCGCCGCTGGGTCTGGTCTATGCCCTGGCGATACCGCTGGCAACCGTGCTGTGGATTGCGCTTCGAATTTTTCCGTTTCGGCTGGAATACTTCCGGCTGATCCGCCGATTCAGCTTTCGTCATCTTCTGGCCATCGTATTTGATCACATGATCCCACGGATCGCCCACTATTACACACAGGCTGAAGCGCTGAATTTGCTTCGTGATGCGGGACTGGAAGGTGTTCATGCGCAGCCCGTCAACAGCGTTTCCTGGACCGTGATTGGCCGTAAGATCGCCGGGTAGTCAAACAGCATGTGTGGCATTGCGGGTTTCACACGACATCGAACGCAGGCAGAGGCGGCGGCGGCTCTTACCGACATGCGCGAGCGGTTGCGTCATCGCGGGCCGGACGCGCAAGCCAACTACAGCGACGGACGGATTGCCCTTGCCCATACCCGCCTTGCGGTCGTGGATCTCTGCGGTGGTGCCCAGCCCCGCGTTGATGCCGACGGTAGCGCGCTCACGTTCAACGGCGAGATTTATGGCTATACCGAGCATGCTGCTGAACTGCGCCAAGAGGGCATCCCGTTGCGGGATAATTCCGACACGGAAGTGCTCTTCCAGATGCTGCGCCGGAATGGCGTCGAAGCCACGCTGCGGCGCATTGATGGCATGTTCGCCTTTGCCTATCGCGACCCCGACGGGGCCGTGTGGCTCGCTCGTGATCGTTTCGGCGAAAAACCACTGTTCTATGCCGAACATGGTGGCGATCTCTACTTCGCATCGGAACTTGCAGCTCTGCGCGCTCATCCCGACCTAGCCGGGTGGCCATGGGACGAACGAAGCCTAAGGTTGTTCCTGGCTCTTCAATACCTGCCGGCACCCGACAGCGGGATTGCGGGCATCAAGAAACTCCCTCCAGGCACGATGCTGAAGTTTCGCGATGGCCAATCGAGGCTGACTCGCTATTGGCATCACCCTCGGGGCGACAGTGCGCCGGTGGCATCGCTGGAATGCCATGTTGAACGCCTGGACGACCTGCTCTTGCAGTCCGTGCGTGACAGACTGGTTGCCGACGTGCCGGTCGGAATCTTCCTGTCGGGTGGCCTCGATTCCAGTCTCGTCGCAGCCTATGCCAAACGGTGCGACCCCAACGTGCACAGCTTCAGCATAAAGTTCGAGGACGCCAGTTTCGACGAAAGTTCGCACGCCGAAGCCGCCGCCCGCCATCTGGCACTGCAGCACAGGACGATACCGGTAGGGCGCGATGCGATCGTGGCCGCCTTTGACGGGGTTCTTGCCCGCCTGGACGAACCGATGGCTGATGCCAGCATTCTCCCCACCTACCTGCTATCCCAGGTCACGCGCGAGCATGTGACGGTGGCGCTCGGAGGGGATGGCGCCGACGAGTTGTTCCTGGGCTATCCAAACTTTGTGGTACGGCGTTACGCCGGAATGATGTCGCTGCTGCCGCCGGCACTTGGTGCCGCCGTGCGGAAGGTCTTGTCCGCCTTGCCGGCGACCAGCGGCTATATGAATTGGCCGTTCAAATTCCGCCAACTGTCTTTCGGCTTTGGCCGGCCTCCGGAAGTACAGAGCCTGTACTGGATGTCCGGATTGACGGCGACGGATCAATCACGCGTCTGGCCTGGCGGGAATGTCGATCAGCTGCTGGCCTCGCAGTTTGGGGTGTTGGCAGGCGAGAACTGGGGCGAGTCCGACGTTGACCCGGTCGGTATGTTGTCTCGGTTGTTTCTCCGTGGCTACCTTCCCGACTCGGTACTGACGAAAGTGGACCGCGCCTCCATGTATCATGCCTTGGAAGTCAGGGCGCCGTTCCTGTCCAAGGCCATAGGCGAGTTTGCGTTGTCGTTGCCTACGGAGTTCAAGCTGCGCCACGGGACGGGAAAGTACATCCTGCGTCGGCTGGCCAGGCGTTACCTGCCGTCGGACATCGTTATGCGAGGCAAGCACGGGTTCGCCGTGCCTTTGGCATCCTTGTTTCGTGGCCGCTTGCGCGGCAGGATAGGGGAGTTGATTTTGGAGGCAAGCGGCCCCATCCACGATGCGCTCCATCGCCCAGCATTGGAGAAATTATTGCGCGATCACTGGCAGGGCCGCCACGACAACAGCCGTCAGATCTGGACTCTCTGCGTGTTGGCGGCGGTGACCCGGGCCAGAACGTAGGCGGCTGCGTTGGTTGTGCCGAGTGGGCGGGGGGCATGGATAATGGTCCGGTTGCCAAAACGCATACTTGAGGCTTGAAATACGTGCCGGCTTCCGGGACAGGGGTCCAGGAAGTACTTCTGGAGCAACATGATGAAGCTGTCCATTTTGGTACCCATCTATAATGAAAAGGATAACCTGGGACCGCTTCGGGCGGCTCTTCTCGGGACGCTGGAGACTCTTGGAAAGCCTTTTGAGGTTATTCTCGTCAATGACGGCTCGATCTATGGTTCGGCGGAGGTGATGGACGCCATTGCCGCGTCGGACGTCCGTTTCAAGATCGTTCACTTCAAGCGCAATTTCGGGCAGACGGCCGCGCTAATGGCGGCGATCGACCACGCGACCGGCGACGTCCTGATTCCCATGGATGGTGATCTGCAGAACGATCCGCAAGACATCCCACGCCTCCTGGAACGCATCGAGCAGGGGTATGACGTGGTGTCGGGGTGGCGCCAGGACAGACAGGACCAGACCCTGAGCCGAATACTTCCCTCCAAGATCGCCAACTGGCTGATCTCGTGGATCTCGGGCGTGCCGTTGCACGACTATGGATGCAGTCTGAAGGCTTACCGTCGCGAGGTCTTGAGCAATGTCCACCTGTACGGCGAGATGCACCGCTTTGTGCCCATTTATGCCGCCTGGGAGGGGGCGCGGATTTCGGAGCTGGTGGTCATGCACCACCCGCGCAAGTTCGGAACGTCGAAGTATGGCTTGGGGCGCATCAACAGGGTGCTGTTGGACTTGCTGGTGGTTCGCTTCATGCAAAAGGCGTTCGACCGGCCGATCCATTTCTTTGGGACCGTGGGGACGATCTCGTTGGGGACAGCCCTCCTGGCGGGGCTTTGGGCCCTGGGCCTGAAGCTGATCGAGGGGACATCCTTCGTGTCAACGCCGCTGCCGCTGTTGGCGGCCTTCTTCGCCTTGTCGGGCGTGCTGTTCATTCTGCTTGGCCTGATTGCCGAATTGCAGATGCGGGTCTATTTCGAAAGCCAAGCCAAGCGGTTTTATACCCTACGGGCCACGCGAAACATCGAATGAACGGCAATGCTCTCACGGGCGAGACCTGCCCGCCGTCCTGAAAAGCGGAGCAACGGCCTCGATCTGGTGCTGGATGAATGCCGTGCGTCGCTCGACCCCCGGCCGACGCAGGTGGTACCAGGTATCGAAGAACAATTCATCCGGATAACACAGTTCGTCCGCATCGTGGACTGGCGGCTGATGGAAGACAGCCAGCAAGCGGTTCTGAAATTCCAAAACGTCATCCTCGCGTTTGCAGGATGACCGCGGAATGAAGATCGGCACATAGACGATGCGGAAGCCGGCTCCCACAATGCGTTCGCGCACAAAATCGACGAAGGCCTGCTGCTGTGTTTGCGGCACGGCGATATAGCCCTTGTCCGATTCGAATGGACGGGTCGGCAGGTCATAGTGGGCGGTTGTGTCACCGTAGGCGTTGAAGGCGTCGCGGAAATAGGCGTCGCGTGGGTGACGTTTCCCGAGCGCCCAGTATGCGGCATCCCAAAGGCTGAAACGGAGTATGTCGGGCAGGCAAGCGAGCTTTCGAGCCTCCAACTCAATTGTCCGGCCTAGGTAGATTGCTTCGCAGAAGACGTCGCTATAGCCCGATAGACTCGAGAACTGCACGTACTCCGGCGAGATGACGATAAGATCGCGAGCCGGATCAAGGTATGGCCGAAAGCTCCACCACATATTCTCGAATCCATAGCGCGCGTGGAATCCCAGATTGACCACGGGGATGCCAAACTGCCGGCTCAGCGTTTCGGCCGAGGCCGAAAAACCGAAATTCGATCCTCCCAGCAGGATGACGCGCCGAGTGTCGCGCTCGGCCTTAAGTCGGTCCACCGCATCGACGGCCGCAAACATGTAATTCTGATGGAAGCGATCTGATTTCGGAAACCACAACCAGAGACTTAGAAGTGCGGCCAAAATCAGCGCCTGCACCAAGAGGAAGAGGGAAAGAAGGCGGATTGGCCCGTGCATGATCAGAACTGGAAGTAGATGAACGTGACACCCTCGTTCTTCTGGATCGAAAAAACCAGAAGCCAGAACAGGGCCGAATAATAGGCAAGACTTATGTAGGGCTGCAATTGTTTGATCCCGAAAAGACCAACATCAAGGCGAAGGTTGGTATTGCCTCGCCATGCCAGGTCCATGCCAAGGCACAGTGGGATGTAGATCGACACGAACTTGAAGTCCTCGGGGAAAGAAAGATCTGCGACGACGCGTTGGAGATATGCGAGGGAATGACCGACATCGGGGCTGCGGAACAAACTCCAACCGATCAGCACAAGCAAGAAGGTGAAGGCGATGTCTAACAACGTCCGCCCAGGAAATGCCCACGACAATACCGGCAGGCGCCGAGCCAAGTGTTGTCCGGCCACCAAGGTGCCGTGATAGATTCCCCATAGCAAGAAGGTCCAGTTCGCACCGTGCCAGAGGCCGCTTAGCGCAAAGGTTGCAAGGAGGTTGGCGGCGGCGCGTCCGGTGCCGACACGGCTGCCGCCGATCGGCAGATAGACGTAGTCGCGGAAAAAGGTGCTGAGCGAGATGTGCCACCGCTGCCAGAACTCCCGTGGAGAGCGCGCGAAGTAGGGGGTGTTGAAGTTCTGCATCAGGTCGAAGCCCAAGACCCTGGCGGTCCCCACTGCAATCGTCGAATATCCGCAGAAATCGCCGTAGATCTGAAAAGTGAAGTACAGAAGTCCGAGAGCAAGGACGCCCCCCGACTGATCTTCGATCGGCTTCGAGAAAATGTGGTCGACCGTTGGAGCCAGGTTGTCCGCCACGACGATCTTCATCACCAGCCCGGTCAGGATGAGTTCCAGACCCCGGATGATGTCTGGTCCGCTGGGAGCCCGCAGTCCATGAAATTGCGTCAACAGATGGGCGGCTCGCTCGATGGGACCGGCGACGAGTTGGGGAAAAAAGGCGATATAGGCCGCGTAGTCCAGAAGGTTGCGGCTTGCTGGGCTGGACCGGCGGTAGACGTCCACGACATAGGTGAGGCTCTGGAACGTGTAAAAGCTGATTCCCACCGGCAGGATAAGCGACAGCCCGTGGATCGATGTCTCAAGGCCTACCGCGCGCAACAGTTGGTCGGCCTCGCCGACGAAAAAATCGAAGTACTTGAAAACGAACAACGCGCCCAGGGCGTACGCGGTGGCCGCCCACAGCGCACGCTTGCGGTAGCGTCCGCTCTCGATGAGGCGTGCGGCGACGAAGGTGACGATGGTGATGGCGACGATGAGGGCGAGAAATCGCCAGTCCCACCAGGCGTAGGCGAAATAGCTGCCGACCAGGACGATGACGTTCTGCAGCCTCACGGAACGGACAAACTTCAGGTTGGCGGCGTAGAAAACACAAAAGACGGCATAAAATCCCCAAAACGCGTAGCTCGTAAAAACCATTACGTTATTCCTGCGGATGGCCGGTTACGCTCGGCCAAGCTTATGCGTTTAATCGTCTTCACCGCGGGATGTCGGCGACAGCGTCCCCGTGCGGCGCCAGAATAACGTTTTTCAAGACGGATTGAAGGAGTTTCTTGAGGCCTTTCGGGATCGGCGACGACGTCGCTTTTCTTTCTCGTGACGCGGACGACGCTTGGCAGCGACGTGCGCACGAAGATAATCTGCTGCCGCTTTCCGGGAGAGACCAACATGCCATTGTCAAATGTGGAGTACGTCGCCCTCCGGCTCGTCCGGAAGTTCCTGTTCACGGATGCCTCGCTGATGCGGATCGGGCGCCTGCTGCCGTACTATCAGGCGAATATCGGCATGCAAACCCCTTACCCTATCGTGCAAGGGTGGGGCAGGGCACTTGGCGGTGCCGAGCCCTTTCGTGGCGTGCGCATCCTGGAGCTCGGCTCTGGCGCAACGAACTCTGCGGCCTACTGCCTCGCCAGCCAAGGGGCCGAGCGCGTATGTGCGGTCGAGCCTTTCAGATCCCTGGATGCGGCTGCGGACAGCGTCGCATTGCGAACGGTCGCCGCCGATGCCGGCTGCGTGCCGGATGATCTGGCGGACAGGGTGGTACGCCTCGGCAACGTCGAAGATGTTGCCGAGGCGTCCATCGACCTTGTCGTTTCCCATTCGGTGCTCGAGCACCTGTCGGAGCCGGAGGCGGTGCTGCGCTCGCTCGATCGCATACTGGCGCCCGGTGGGCGCATGTGTCACGCGGTCGATTTCCGCGATCATTTTTTCAAGTACCCCTTTCATTTTCTCCAGTTCGAAAAGCACACCTGGACGCGGTGGCTTGATCCCGGAGACCTGCCGCGCTGGCGCCTGAGTGACTATCTGCGCCTGTTCGACAAGATGGGATATCGCGCCGAGGTGCCGGTTCAGGAATCGGACGCGGCGGGCTATGCAAAAATCCGCGACCGGGTCAGCAAGGATTTCGATCGCGATGATCCTACCATGTCCGTCACCTTGGTGACGCTGGTGGCCAGAAGGGCCGCGTAGCCGAGAGGATACCGGGAAGCCCGCCGCTACTGTACGGTCGCGATCACGCCAAATCCCCGATCGTCAAGAACGCGCAGGGGGCGGCCGGATACGTTGGCCCAAAGAGCGGCGTCGAAGGCGATGTCGGCCGCGGGAACGTCCTGATGGGGAACGCGAGGGAAATATTTCATTCGTACGCCTTCTCCCCACGGCCATCTGACAGGGTTGCGATCGGCCGGCACGGCCGCCGTGCCGGCGATACGAATGCCGCCCATTTCAACGCGGCCCGTCCGCGTCGTCAGGATCAGGCGCAACTGCGGCCGCCATGCCGAAGCATCCAATTGGCGCCATGTCGCGGGTCCTTCTTCTATGGCGATGCGGTCTTTCGCGATGGTGCGTTCCTTGGCATCAACCAGCTTCCATTCAACCTCTCCGCGCCCCCGCAACAGGAGGTATGGCGATCCGGTCGGGGTGCGTTCGAAGTCGACGACGACACCCGAACTGGGAGCGAGATCGACCCACCCCTGATTGTGGCGGACTGGGTTGAAAAAGGCGACCCGCCGGACATCGGCAAAACCGGAGCCGGCCAAGTCGCGTTTCCCGGACGGGTTCCAATAGACGCGGCAGTCCATGGCGCCATCCAGAAAATGGGCGAACATGACTTCCTTCCGGCTATAGAAAATGCGGCCGCAGCGGCCGTCGGAATCGCGCAGCAGGGTCACGCTGTCAGGGAAATACGCGAAGTCGTCGCGAGCACTGACCATGCGTTCCGCACGGACGATGGCATAGGCGCCGACGATCACATGGAGCATCGCCCCGCAAAGCATGCCCAGAAGGAGAAGCAGGGCGAGCCCCTCGCGCAGGATCGAGTCACCCCGCTTCTCGGGGCCTGCGGCCCCGGCGGCCAGATACGTTTCCATCAACGGCACCGCTACCTTGGCCGCGCTCAGCAGCACCCACGCGAACGCACAGGACAGGAGAAGGGCCAGGGGAACCCAGAACCGCGCGAAGATCTCCGCCGGTATGCGCGGCGACAGATGCAGAAGCGATGCAGCGCACAAGCCGCCGAAACCGGCGAGAAACAACAGAAACGGCCACCGTCGCCATCGTGGCAGCGTGAGGGCCGCAATCACGACGACAGCGACCAGTCCGCCGTAACCCAGCGTCGCAATGGCAGATCGGGCGACGATGCGTGGCATCTCCCTGACATTCGCCAGCACGGCGTCGAGTGCCGTCCCCTCGAACGGCAGGGGTACAATGGGCATCCGCAGCAGAGGCCGTTCGATTACGTAGGGCAGTGCCTCGGAGGCCCCCACCAACCCCACCCCAATCGTCAGGAAGATCCAATCGACGCGAACGTACGGGCGTCGTACCAGCGCCGCGTAGCTCAGCAACAGGGCAACTGCGTAGAACCGGCCGATCGAGTGCCAGGACAGCATGGCGGCCATCAGCACGAGCAGGAAGAACGGGATCATGCCTCGCTGCTCCCGTCTTTCAACGAGCAGCCCAAACGCCAGCATGGCCATGCCGAGCGTCATGTTGCTCGGCACGATCCAGATCAGCCCATGGCCGACGAAATAGGTCAGCGCGAACAGCACCACGGCGATGCCGCCCGCCCACGCACCGACGAGTGCCCGCGCCCAGATGGCAGCACCCACCGCAATCGCGATTCCTCCCAGGATGGTCAACACATTGTATGTCTGAAAGAAGCTCAGTCCGAGCGTTCTCAATACGGCCGCCGTCAGCGAATAGCCCGGAACATGGTTGAGGAAGACATGCCAATAGGCTTCCTGGACCGGTGCGGCGAGTTGCGGGTCGTCCATCACGGCAGACAACTGAACACGCAGGTCTTCCAACGCCACACAATCCTGACGGGGGCATTCGACCATCTGGGCCGTCCGCAGAAGGTACGTCAGGGCATCGTCCGGTTCGACCGGCAAGACGCGATGAAGTGCCGGCCCCAATGTGACGAAGACCTCGACCGCCACGAAAAAGCCAAGGCAGATAGCGAAGAAACGGTTGCCGCTTTGTGCTTCGATTGTCCTTAGAACGCTGCTTGCAAACCGGAGCAACTTGCCGATGACAACGGGCAGATTCATTGGCCAAACGCGCATGTCGACAATGTCCTGTGAGCGTGCTACGAAGCGGTCGAAGCGGGACGGGCAAGCTGGGCGGAGAAGGCGGTCCATGGTGGAGAATTCCACAACGCCAATCAAGGACTACGAGGCGGCTTGGTCGGGCGAGTGGGACGATATGCGACGTCTGGGGCCGACCGCCCGACACATGCGCCGCATCATCACGACCCTAGCCCGTCAACCAGGCATAGGCACCATACTGGATGTCGGCTGCGGCGAAGGGTCTTTGCTGCGCGATCTCGGCCGCCTGCATCCGCAAGCCTCGCTGGCAGGCGCCGAGCTTGTCGAGCAGGGCATCGCCCTGGCCCGCCGGCGGGTGCCGGAGGGCAGGTTCTTCCAACTCGACCTCGAGAAGGCTCATGTGCCGGAGCGGTTCGACTTGGTCGTCTGCACCGACGTGGTCGAGCACATCGTCGATGACGACAGCGCGTTTCGCCACCTCGCGGCGATGACGGGGGGCTATTTGATTGTCTCAACGCTGCAAGGCCGCATGCGGCGGTTCGAACGAAATGTCGGCCATATCCGCAACTACGGCCGCGGCGAGGTGGCCAGCAAGATGGTGGCAAACGGGCTGTCGATCGTGCGTACCGTGGAATGGGGGTTTCCCCTGTATTCGCCTTTGTACCGCG
The window above is part of the Shumkonia mesophila genome. Proteins encoded here:
- a CDS encoding class I SAM-dependent methyltransferase; the protein is MTPTSKALILALLKGLALPFSLIPASLRVGFIKGLLATDSRIGRPDGALRREFAVLDMVERTVAERATAYGGGEHPKHRLMRYHDFFVGNIPAGSRVLDVGCGYGAVARSVAGRIPGVTVVGIDFDETRIAQAQAADNPPNLRFVLGDALVDLPEGPWTVVVLSNVLEHIEKRVEFLRRLIAVTGAKTVLIRVPLFERHWHLPMRKELGIGYFSDSTHYIEHTLDEFAAETAAAGLEIRKQEIRWGEIWSVCAPQAKAGN
- a CDS encoding alpha/beta fold hydrolase, which produces MRAKWHCRRICVCVLDIAGAALVFASWLAALYYWDPTRMLFKRAVATDPYLYEAVEPRFRDQDPAAFIGVRDGAALREVRSKVVEVIWGRDGLPDSGLPDEVIRDLDKRRDSGDKCPSGPFEPLLKTLRCEVRNYATWDNLAGIDELRIFVRSESVESAFPASVAYFRPLRANGTLVIYQHGFAGTYHAQHRYLEHLVAAGFTVAATSLANYGDNNCPEREQTPWCAVSAGVFDVPLPMRVHFTPLVKTINFALGEGSVRHVAMIGFSAGAWITAVMAAVDTRIARSYPVAGVIPFYLRRDKEWSPAQSYPPLINAAGMLDLYVLGASGAGRRQVQYFNRFDRCCYNGTRPLLYEKAVETAVREWGGGAFDVVIDETHARHKISRWTFERILGDLGASLGSQ
- a CDS encoding class I SAM-dependent methyltransferase; protein product: MHLKPTTTHDIPSSLDERTERGSPGRFGYSWHIFNEILPVHEEQFRRWTAPLPPDAWKGQDILDVGCGIGRNTYWPMLWGVRSALAIDLDERSLAAARRNLAAFPDARVERRSAYEIGEENRFDIVYSIGVIHHLDDPLAAVKQMVGAAKPGGVVLIWLYGRENNDWLIRWFNPLRQALFAKAPLGLVYALAIPLATVLWIALRIFPFRLEYFRLIRRFSFRHLLAIVFDHMIPRIAHYYTQAEALNLLRDAGLEGVHAQPVNSVSWTVIGRKIAG
- the asnB gene encoding asparagine synthase (glutamine-hydrolyzing), producing the protein MCGIAGFTRHRTQAEAAAALTDMRERLRHRGPDAQANYSDGRIALAHTRLAVVDLCGGAQPRVDADGSALTFNGEIYGYTEHAAELRQEGIPLRDNSDTEVLFQMLRRNGVEATLRRIDGMFAFAYRDPDGAVWLARDRFGEKPLFYAEHGGDLYFASELAALRAHPDLAGWPWDERSLRLFLALQYLPAPDSGIAGIKKLPPGTMLKFRDGQSRLTRYWHHPRGDSAPVASLECHVERLDDLLLQSVRDRLVADVPVGIFLSGGLDSSLVAAYAKRCDPNVHSFSIKFEDASFDESSHAEAAARHLALQHRTIPVGRDAIVAAFDGVLARLDEPMADASILPTYLLSQVTREHVTVALGGDGADELFLGYPNFVVRRYAGMMSLLPPALGAAVRKVLSALPATSGYMNWPFKFRQLSFGFGRPPEVQSLYWMSGLTATDQSRVWPGGNVDQLLASQFGVLAGENWGESDVDPVGMLSRLFLRGYLPDSVLTKVDRASMYHALEVRAPFLSKAIGEFALSLPTEFKLRHGTGKYILRRLARRYLPSDIVMRGKHGFAVPLASLFRGRLRGRIGELILEASGPIHDALHRPALEKLLRDHWQGRHDNSRQIWTLCVLAAVTRART
- a CDS encoding glycosyltransferase family 4 protein → MTDVGFHDSVAKRLLRWGWSATLGCHALASSAIPRRQGIRVFYGGARPGDVGGPLVKVKRLRAAFPESWWRYSVVYTLSNTPYLPDFALWLLRRRGMPIVHNQNGVFYPAWFHGDWRARNARMARTYHQADYVFYQSAFCRKSAEHFLGERGGPGEILYNAVDTGVFSPMTDATEPPRRFLFLVTGKIDEHLFYRLDSTLRGLAEARQQGLDCGLVVAGWVAEAPLARARALADELGLSGVVAFSGPYTQEEAPAVYRQADAYVMTKHNDPCPNTVLEALACGLPVLYSDSGGVAELVGPCGVGLPCEESWDAPKVPGPQAIGAGMLAIAADRAGLATAARARAVERFDIGQWLRRHQEVFAQLIGDRS